One segment of Triticum aestivum cultivar Chinese Spring chromosome 2A, IWGSC CS RefSeq v2.1, whole genome shotgun sequence DNA contains the following:
- the LOC123186050 gene encoding uncharacterized protein — translation MRCRTHPYESAVGVCAACLRGRLLALAAAQNQAPSLPPTPPPPEPVPLFPRSVSPYVCPRKSDAASGPGPGAWRHPSSRLFFRTPQVGPGTGFEEGDIGFQIRRRRSGKLSALAALFGGHRHHQHDGSEEKGADGGKERKHGSWLAGIMPRARGRRKEEPAAESPRPPRRRSSLAISNRGLSPVRCSYEDSEEGGSVADSPWRPSPMRKTPCRRLLGGAGAGVSGFAVCISPLVRPSPARNHHRAPPDAPALSGELRPSPLHHPPSGSSLHHCRSWKLADGGRFR, via the coding sequence ATGAGGTGCCGGACGCACCCCTACGAGAGCGCGGTCGGCGTGTGCGCCGCCTGCCTCCGCGGCCGCCTGCTCGCGCTCGCCGCCGCGCAGAACCAGGCGCCCTCGctgcccccgacgccgccgccgccggaaccggTCCCGCTCTTCCCGAGGTCGGTATCGCCCTACGTCTGCCCCCGGAAGTCCGATGCCGCCTCGGGGCCCGGGCCGGGGGCGTGGCGCCATCCGTCCAGCCGCCTCTTCTTCCGGACGCCCCAGGTCGGGCCCGGCACCGGCTTCGAGGAGGGCGACATCGGGTTCCAGATCAGGCGGCGCCGGAGCGGCAAGCTCTCCGCCCTCGCCGCGCTCTTCGGGGGTCACCGCCACCACCAGCACGACGGATCGGAGGAGAAGGGCGCCGATGGCGGAAAGGAGAGGAAGCACGGATCTTGGCTCGCGGGGATCATGCCGCGCGCGCGCGGGCGCCGGAAGGAGGAGCCGGCCGCGGAGTCGCCGCGGCCCCCGCGGCGGCGCTCCTCCCTCGCGATCAGCAACCGGGGGCTCTCGCCAGTGCGGTGCTCGTACGAGGACAGCGAGGAGGGCGGCTCGGTGGCGGACTCGCCGTGGCGGCCGTCGCCGATGCGGAAGACGCCCTGCCGCCGCCTCCTGGGCGGCGCCGGGGCCGGCGTGTCGGGGTTCGCGGTGTGCATCAGCCCGCTCGTCCGCCCCAGCCCGGCGCGGAACCACCACCGCGCCCCCCCGGACGCCCCCGCCctgtccggcgagctccggccgtcgccGCTGCACCatcccccctccggctcctcgcTCCACCACTGCCGCTCCTGGAAGCTGGCCGACGGCGGCCGCTTCCGGTGA